A single genomic interval of Polaribacter vadi harbors:
- a CDS encoding polysaccharide deacetylase family protein, with amino-acid sequence MILVYTHKITPRIRYIFKHLLTRILLIPVDFTSKVEEFVAHNGPKLSYTKTPLGGEFFIKSNPLLFEQGVNDLEITLNKWDEVPCFFSTNLKSAIPFDIFAASFYLVTRYEEYLPHVKDVHGRYSAEQSLAYKKGFLEKPVVDIWAYKFLKLLKEKFPEYECKTRTYNYISTIDIDNAFAYKHKSLIRSLGGFFNDLFKFRLLNVLYRLAVIFNLKDDPFDTFQKILRLKKEYNVKTIFFFLIGDYTTFDTNVSASKSKYRLLIKQMGDYAKVGLHPSYFTMEKAKLLKKEKERLESITNSPVKSSRQHYLRFSLPETYQHLIDLEIEEDYSMGYASNVGFRASTCTPFYFYDLDFEIQTPLKIFPFALMDTTLNDYMKLTPKQSLGRIRDLKNEVQAVNGTFITLFHNESLSDYLRWKGWKRLYESMLKVANS; translated from the coding sequence TGTGGCGCATAATGGTCCAAAATTGTCATATACAAAAACACCTTTAGGAGGCGAATTTTTTATAAAAAGTAATCCGTTATTATTTGAGCAAGGTGTAAACGATTTAGAAATTACGCTAAATAAATGGGATGAGGTTCCTTGTTTTTTTTCCACCAATTTAAAATCGGCAATTCCTTTTGATATTTTTGCAGCAAGTTTTTATTTGGTAACTCGTTATGAAGAATATTTGCCACACGTAAAAGACGTTCATGGACGTTATTCTGCAGAGCAAAGTTTAGCCTATAAAAAAGGTTTTTTAGAAAAACCTGTAGTTGATATTTGGGCGTATAAATTTTTAAAATTACTGAAAGAAAAATTCCCAGAATACGAATGTAAAACAAGAACCTACAACTATATTTCTACGATTGATATAGACAATGCTTTTGCCTATAAACATAAAAGTTTGATACGAAGTTTAGGTGGTTTTTTTAACGATTTATTCAAGTTTAGGCTGTTAAATGTATTATATCGATTAGCAGTTATTTTTAATTTAAAAGACGATCCTTTTGATACGTTTCAAAAAATATTAAGACTTAAAAAAGAATACAATGTAAAAACTATTTTCTTTTTTTTAATTGGCGATTATACCACTTTTGATACCAATGTTTCTGCTTCAAAAAGTAAATATAGATTGCTGATTAAACAAATGGGCGATTATGCAAAAGTAGGTTTGCATCCTTCTTATTTTACGATGGAAAAAGCGAAACTTTTAAAGAAAGAAAAAGAGCGTTTAGAAAGTATTACAAACTCGCCAGTAAAAAGTTCAAGGCAGCATTATTTAAGATTTAGCTTGCCAGAAACGTATCAACATTTAATAGATTTAGAAATCGAAGAAGATTATTCTATGGGCTATGCAAGCAATGTTGGGTTTAGAGCCAGCACTTGTACCCCTTTTTATTTTTACGATTTGGATTTTGAGATTCAAACGCCTTTAAAAATATTTCCTTTTGCTTTGATGGATACTACTTTAAACGATTATATGAAGTTAACGCCAAAGCAATCTTTAGGTAGAATTAGAGACTTAAAAAACGAAGTGCAAGCTGTAAATGGAACTTTTATAACGCTATTTCATAACGAAAGTTTAAGCGATTATTTACGTTGGAAAGGTTGGAAACGTTTATATGAATCGATGTTAAAAGTAGCCAACTCTTAA